AGTTAATAGCTTGTTTAATAAAGCCATTTGAAACTTATCTATGATCTCGAACTTTATGAATGAAGAATctgaatgaaaaaatataacGCCTGAGCATGAATTTGAGCTTTTACACTTGTTCAATAGATAAATGAACACAAGTAAGAGTCACTTTGGCTCAATTACATACAGACGTGTTTTAGGATCATTTATTTTGTTAGCTACCAATTTTAGAGATATATAAAGTTAATAAAGTACTAACTTTAAGCTATCAAAGTTGAGGAGGTAGCTACCTCCGTTACTTATAACATACCTCCTCTTCATTTGATTACTTTATATGTTTGATCCATGTGGAAAATTCACTTATTGGGGATTTTCTCATattagttatattttaaaatttagttccgttaaaaaatttgtaaatagaTTATTTGAAAATTGTTCAAACATTCTTTTTTTTGTAAGTATGATGATTATTATAGTATTGAACAGCGGATATTGGTAACTTCTATTGAGTTTTTAGCATGAGATTCTTTAGAAACATATAGACAAAACCCCCTTAACATGTGGCTCAATCATGATGTTTATACTTTAGACCATGTACACATGTTTTCATATATTTCATTACACATGTTTTCATATTTCATTCTATTTCcataaaagaaaagtaaaagtAAAAATTGCATGAAAATTCTTCATGTATCTTGCAAAGAAGACaaacatgatttttttttgtttattttgtatGCTTTCCTAttgaaattcataattttttatgcaGTTTCAGAGATGATGACCATCCTCTTATTGTTGCTATTGACTTGCAACCCATGGCTCCAATTGAAGGTGTTATCCAAGTACAAGGTGACATCACAAATGCCCGCACAGCTGAAGTGGTGAGAAACTGATTGTAGCTATTAATCTCAATCGTCACATGCAACTTCTAAATGACTATATGTAGAAAGCTTATGTCCATGTTGCTTTAGGATTAAATGGTGTACTAAGAGGATCTAAATTGGATTGGGATGTCACTGACTCCCTGATTTTCCAAATCGTTTTTCAATCTTCAACTGTGACTAAAGTGAAGTAGTTGTTTACTTAATTGTTGGACAGTATACTCAACAGAATGTAATAGTTTATAATATACACATGGCTTGTACACTCACAAAGATGCCATGATTGGATGTAGACCTGGCACGGCCGGTTTGGGTCTGAAACTGGATCAATCAAAACTGATACTTGAACAGGTTCGAACCAGCCCAAAACTGGAAAGGAACCGGTATCAGGCCAATTTCCCATTTGATGGAAGAGATAATATTGATTCTGAGTAAAAATGTCAAGCCATGGTGTGCATCAACCCTAAATATTTATAGATATGCTGATCAGTATACTGTCATTCACTTAAAGAAACACTTCTTTTGTTTGCTATGCATgcatcacacacacacacacacacacacacacactataTGTTATCATTATCCATTGTCAGTTTATCATCTTATCCTTATGACCAGGTCTAATTGGATGAATAGAATGTGTTTTAATGAAATGATTTTGAAGAGTCTATTAAGCCAAAAGGAAGTTGTTTGCAATATGAACTCCAAATGTTGTAAATTAGACGAATGGCCATATATGATATGCTATCAATTATACACCCtgactttatatttttttgtgtaAAAGGGGGTCCTGAATTTTCACCCTTGTTTCTTTTACAGGTAATCAGACATTTTGACGGCTGCAAGGCTGACCTGGTTGTATGTGATGGTGCACCTGATGGTAAAATAGCAGTGATTTTCCCTTTTCAATAAATGGTTGATTACTTAATCAGTTAATTGTTTATATTAAGGGACAATGAACTAGATTTTGCTTTTTAAAACTTGCTTGATACACTCTGATTTGCAGTAACGGGCCTTCATGACATGGATGAGTTTGTTCAGTCTCAGCTTATATTAGCGGTATGTGTTCAGGTTCCTTATTCTTTTGATGCTCACTCTTTTATGCTTGTTAGGCATGTTACCTTATCTCATGAATAAATATTATTTCTTGTGATCCCCGTGAAGATTTCTGTACAGTCCTATCTCACTGAGATTTTTGGTTTGCCAAAAGAGCGAGGGATATGAAGCATGGGGTTATTATAGCTTAACCCATATttataatgaaataaaatagcTGAGAGTGCCCCAAACAGAATTTTTCATTTAGAGGAGCTTCTTTTATAAGTGCCTTTTGCTGCAGCCagttttagttagttttaatCATTCTAGAATAGGTTCATGTAGTTGATAACACAGTTCTGATTCTGAATTAGCTTctgtaaaaaattatttctagATGGCTGATTTAGGAAGTTAATGATTTGATGTCTCGGGCACCATTCTAAACAGAGCTGAGGTTTTTGAACTGATAATTTGGATCTTAGTTGCATTTCTGTAATTAAGAACCTCATCACTACCTTTGACTGAATGTCTGGGAAGAAAGAAAGATATTGTCGACTTTGGTGCATAGTGGAATACTTTTCTCtttaaattagaattttttaGCAGTTACTACAAAGCCGCCAGAGCTTCAACTATTATTGCTCCCTTATTTACATTGTTGTTCCATTTGGACTAGCAAATTATGCATCTTTCATTTTCTTGTTTGCTTCTATTCGCCTCGAAGAATATTATTCAGGTGCTTATTAGACTAACGGCGGCTATGTTTGTTCATATTGTTTCAGGGACTAACAATTGTCACACACATACTCAGAGAAGGTGGGAAATTTATTGCAAAGATATTTCGTGGAAAAGATACAAGTCTTCTCTACTGCCAGGTACGTAAAATGTCTGTTAGAATTCTGATATCAGAATAAAATTCCCATATTCAGAAAGGCTAACAGCTATCTGGAAAATAAATTCCTGCCCCAATTTCACTTTGGATTCCTTTGCAATGCTTCTGAAGCCCATGACGGATGGAATGTTTAGCTCAGGACGGACTGCTTATGTTGTTTGCTTCTCTGTTGCAGCTCAAATTGTTTTTCCCTGTTGTAACTTTTGCAAAACCTAAAAGTAGCCGTAATTCCAGCATAGGTAAGAGTAATTATGTTTGTCTTCTCTTTTTCACTCTTTTATCTTGGGGAACTGAACTTcttagttatttttattattgaattaaGTTGGTTTTATTTGTCATATATGAAGAGCTTATTTGGGGCGTAGCCTGTAGGGTTAATCCCAGGAACTTGTTAGTACTCTATAGGACTCTGTCATTGCAAGGCAGCAATGTGTTAGGAAGCCTTTTCAAGATATGAATGGgcattaaaagttaaaacgttactaTGCCATGCAATTTAATatgctttttcttttttctattaGATCAAAATTATGTTCCTTGTTTCTGTGGTTTTTTGTTGTTCACATCCCTACTTTTTGTTAGAGAAGTGACTTTTTGGGGGCATCAAAAAGGACTTAGAATGATTTTATGAGCATTATTGGAATCCCCACATGATTGGAACAAAGCTAGAAGACAGGATGAAATATCAAAAGCTAACATTACAATATTCTTAATGCAGAGGCATTTGCAGTTTGTGAAAATTATTCCCCTCCTGAAGGATTTAATCCAAAAGATTTGCATCGCCTCCTAGAAAAGGTGGGAAGCCCCTCAGGCATGGATGATCTAGGTAATGTATCATTTTCATTATAAGTCTTATTGTGTTTGTTAGTGTTCATGTGTCTGTATTTGTATATACTGTGTGTGCACTGTTAAATGGATGCATTGAATATCATGCAATGCTTGTACAGTGATTATTCGGGAGAAGAGTAAGAAGAAATCATTGCTGTCCTTTCAGATTAAAGGAAAATGTCTCAAATCTACTTTTTATATTGGCATAGCGTGACCAATCACATTCAACAATGAATAATAATATGAATTCTGATTATATGATTTGCAGATTATGTTCttcttttactattttaaattattttcataaactACAAATGATTGGGAGACCTACCTATGCTGAGCACTCACAGTCAACTGCAATCATTTGGAATAGTGAACTGTAGGTGGAGAGTGATTGAGAAATCATGCTTAAAAAGGAGTATTGTATTGTTGACTTGGCTTGACATGAAAAGTAGCTTACCACTACTCTGCAATTTGTCTTTTATATCcagatttgtttcattcttCTAAAAATGTAGAAAGTACCTTTCATTATCTAGAAAGACAAATAAATCCCCACAATAAGCAGAAAGATCTTCCTTTTTTTGAAGTATCAAATTTCTAGATCTTCTTGGTAACTAGTCTTTGATCAAGTTAGACGTAGAGATACAAAAATATGGTTAAATTCTGGCTCTGCATACTCAtaaatatattgttttatttgcagtttttttttaaagattctTAAAATTGTCTTTGTGGAATTACAGATTGCAGTAGTGGGTGGTTGGAAGGACCAAATAAGGTGTATATCCCATTTCTAGCTTGTGGGGACCTTAGCGGGTATGACTCTGACCGATCATATCCGCTGCCGAAAGTTGCCGAGGGCACTTATCAGAGCTTGGATCCTGTACAACCTCCAATTGCCCCTCCTTACAAGAGAGCTCTTGAAATGAAGAAAGCCGCCAATAATGGCACCAGGGATCTTGAAAAACTCTCTTTGGATTCTTGATCTTGCCTTAGAAATTGCATTTCTTCAGAGAATGATCTATAATTTATAAggtatcattttatttttctgtaCTTCTGTACAATCTATAATCTTAAATTACTCTGTCCtgactattatttttcatagcACTGTATTATACATGTCTCTGAAGTTGTGGTTGTGTTCGTGGTCTCTCTTTTAAATGCACGAGTGATGAGACTAACTTTAGaagtaacaaaacaaaatagaTGGCACCTGACAATGTACGCCCACTGCCGAGATTGAGGGTTTTCTGCTAGAATTTTAACTCGTGTTTACTTGTTGCAATTGAGTGTTGCCGAGTTGGATTTGATATTATTTGAGCTGAAacatatgaaattaaaatgaattactTGTGGAATTTCGATTAGCTTGCAATTATGACTATGATAATGATTTGCCTCTTGGATTTTGGATGGCTGCAACTATCTGGGATTGGCCCACCTCTTGGTACGGTCTGTTCTAATTAGTTGGATGGTGTTGAGTTATCATATGAAATTATTGCATCATGATCATAGACCCAAAGTCTTAACTAAAATTACCTACTATATGCATAACATTCGTGATCATTTACCCAAAAGGGTTGTGCGTTTGGTTCGAATTGAATCAAACCAAATGGAAATTTTGATTTTCCTTAATCAAACCGAATCGATTTtatgagaatttaaatttgtaaaccTTCAATTAAACTAATCAGTTCAGTCAGTTTTTCGGTTCTTTATCTACCAAAAGTGAActaaacatttttccttctaatatTGTACTAAATCAAATGTAtcgatttggtttggtttggtctTTGCACATTTCAAACCAAAAGTGATTTGCTGCTTGTACTGATTTGTAATTACCCCCATTTATTACTAATTGCATATTCCTATTTGAGAAAGTGATTACTAACAATATATTACTGCAAGATTATGATCATTGATTAGATTGTAAATTAGTGCTCATATACTCCATATTGACCGTATTCCTCATGAACATTTTGTAAGTGTAATCAATGAatcataaatttgttttataacttcaCATTTACATACTCTTTCAATAATATGCAAAATCATCTAACAAGATTTTAGTTTGTAGAAATTGAGTTTGATCTTTGCAAAGAGGATGAAGAATTCAAGAACTCGATGCAATCTTCTACTGCTTCAGCTCTTTGCGAGTCCATAGCATCTGCAACTGATCTCGATCTTGTCAAACTAGCCGAAGAAACTTTGCGCGATGACTTTCTTCTCGTTGATACTAATCGTATAACCCTTGCTACCTTAGCACCGAGTCGTCTCAATAATCTCGCCGGCGAATATTTTGAGCTTCTCGGCAGCCTAAGGGTGAAAATTGCGACAACCCTCTTTCTATTTGCACCTACTTTAGTTCCACCTCCATGTTTAAGAATGACTGTAGGCTTTTCATGGACGTCGGGACTGAAACTCACCCGTTTGCTCGATATActtgacattttatatagacgAAAACTATTACAATTCTAGTGGAAGCAAATtctattcttttttttctttcaaatttctAGAGAGAGAAGAAAGGAAGGAGTGAGATTAGAGAACAAGAAAAAGCAGGGGCAGTTGGCGAGGATATAGGGAGTATTTATTGTGCAATTGATATGACATAAAGAGACAACAGGAAATTGCAAATGATTaaggcaaaaataaaaaagagatacTGAAGATAAAGGTAGAGCAGTATTCATGAAAATTATGTTTTCTACTTTCTTCAGAGTTTTGACTGTGAATATACGTGCATGAGCCATGCACGTGCCATCTTTTGACTACGCTAGTACTACAATTAGTCTTATATGTAGCCCCATTTTTTGAATACCCAAACCCTAGCTTTTGAATGCTCAATTAGATCACTAGGGACTTAGAGTGGTACTAGTTGGGGACAAGGGTTCATATCACTGGTAGAAATTTATTATTCCGTATGAAACTTATATAGTGCTCTAGAGTAGGGTTGGGCATTGGTCGGGTTCGAAATCAGCTGAAATCGACCAACCAAACCAAAGTTTGTTAAATTGCCAAACCAAATTGATCTAAAAAATTTGTTATGGtccaatttgtttaaaaaaccgaactatatatgttttaattttttaattttttattaaaattaatttaaatacataaaatttattatctaaTAAATTTCTGTGTGTTTATTGGCTTATTTATTTGTTGTAtgaaattttctaatttaagtATCAACTATAATTAAgaagaaaaactaaaaaagtataaatgtatgcatttatattaactttttttattcttattcggttatttcaacttttaaaatgttcaaactaaattgaaaaattgaacaCCGAATGTTTATAcgattacaaattaaatcaagCCGTATTCATCAAATAATCTTGTCATACTTacaattttagtttggtttggttgtATGATCATGTTTGGTTTTTGGACACCTCTACTCTAAAGTTCGTTGTTACAGCCTGTATTGAGGTTGGATGCCTCGTCGCTAGGAGTGCAAAAATTGGACAAATTGATTgacaatttggtttggtttgatactgtataaaaattaaattttttaattcatattaaACATAAAATAGTTTAACTAAGTCTTAATATAAAACCGAATAGAAATAatcgaatcaaaccaaaaatatgGATTTTCAGACTAGTCTCTTAGAGATTTAATTCATGAGGCTGGATTCCCGGAGATGGTTTTCCTCACAAAAAAAGTTTCaactatatatttttacaaataatttagcAGAATCAATTAGAAGATTGGGTTTTGGTCAAAAGAAACAGTAGTAAAGCTGGAGCCATACAAAGAATTGAAGAAAGTTTAGGAATTAAGTGAAAACAAGGTAAAAACAAAAGGAAGAGAAACCAAGAAACAGAAAATGAAtacaaatataaacaaaaattgatATATTCTTCTCATCAGCTTTACTTTTTAGGTGCTCTTAAGGGCCTACCCTTTTTCTTTTGTTGGCCAATTTCTTGATTCTGTTTTATTTTACTATAAAgatcaaaaatatatttctgGTGAGATTATGATGGTTTATTTTAGGGGGAATCCAATTTAAATAATGGAACATTACATATTAATATTAGCAGGGTTTTGGATTTTGGAGAGAagctaactttttctttttgccACTTTAGCAGAAGAGAAATTCTTGTTGAAAAATCTGAATGTTAGCATGGTATTTTGACTGGGGAGCTAAAAAGGACCCAGTTTTATGTGTCTTTTCTTTTGAGgttttatctctttttttggaatttatttGTCTTTAGTCATATCATTTGGTTATGTTAATTAAGGAGTTTTGTTTGGATGAATATGTTAATTAAGGAGTTCAATTGAATGCCCTTATGTTTCCTccaggccaaatgtcgtaaaaaggccaaacctttcacaaaagtttcataaaaattatgacctttcaattttgtcaattttggccaaaaactgattatttggtttcacaaaaatcctaacctttcaattttgtcgattttgtctaaaaataaattatttggtttcacaaaaatcctgacctttcaatatatgtgcatgccacgtaggcgccacataggcaaattgaaatcaaattgagagttggccacaattgaaaccaaataatctatttttggccaaaatcgacaaaattgaaagatcagaacttttgtgaaacttttatgaaaggtttgctgtttttacaacatttggcctttcCTTAAAATGATAACGGGAAGCATTTGGTTCCggtaattttgttttaaaacttTGGTTGAATTGACATTCTAGACATTTCAGCTAGGCATCTTTTGTAATATTGAAGATTTTTAAATCTGggaattt
This region of Mercurialis annua linkage group LG1-X, ddMerAnnu1.2, whole genome shotgun sequence genomic DNA includes:
- the LOC126665170 gene encoding putative tRNA (cytidine(32)/guanosine(34)-2'-O)-methyltransferase isoform X1, with amino-acid sequence MGKASRDKRDIYYRKAKEEGWRARSAFKLLQIDEEFNIFEGVKRVVDLCAAPGSWSQVLSRKLYLPAKLSQDSSFRDDDHPLIVAIDLQPMAPIEGVIQVQGDITNARTAEVVIRHFDGCKADLVVCDGAPDVTGLHDMDEFVQSQLILAGLTIVTHILREGGKFIAKIFRGKDTSLLYCQLKLFFPVVTFAKPKSSRNSSIEAFAVCENYSPPEGFNPKDLHRLLEKVGSPSGMDDLDCSSGWLEGPNKVYIPFLACGDLSGYDSDRSYPLPKVAEGTYQSLDPVQPPIAPPYKRALEMKKAANNGTRDLEKLSLDS
- the LOC126665170 gene encoding putative tRNA (cytidine(32)/guanosine(34)-2'-O)-methyltransferase isoform X2, coding for MGKASRDKRDIYYRKAKEEGWRARSAFKLLQIDEEFNIFEGVKRVVDLCAAPGSWSQVLSRKLYLPAKLSQDSRDDDHPLIVAIDLQPMAPIEGVIQVQGDITNARTAEVVIRHFDGCKADLVVCDGAPDVTGLHDMDEFVQSQLILAGLTIVTHILREGGKFIAKIFRGKDTSLLYCQLKLFFPVVTFAKPKSSRNSSIEAFAVCENYSPPEGFNPKDLHRLLEKVGSPSGMDDLDCSSGWLEGPNKVYIPFLACGDLSGYDSDRSYPLPKVAEGTYQSLDPVQPPIAPPYKRALEMKKAANNGTRDLEKLSLDS
- the LOC126665171 gene encoding josephin-like protein, which gives rise to MSSISSKRVSFSPDVHEKPTVILKHGGGTKVGANRKRVVAIFTLRLPRSSKYSPARLLRRLGAKVARVIRLVSTRRKSSRKVSSASLTRSRSVADAMDSQRAEAVEDCIEFLNSSSSLQRSNSISTN